CAACCGAAAAGAAATCAAATAATTTGGTAACATTTTTTTCCATATTTTCCGATGTCGGCCAACTTCCGTGTCAGCTCTCGTCTCTCGTCTAAAGAtataattcttttatttttggtctGAAAAGTATATAAATTGGATCAACGGTCAATCACTGCTGTGTACAAGCCGTGTGGACCTTAGATGAATGCGGGTCGGGTTAAGCCCAAAACAATCCAACATGGGTCACCACTTGGTCAATATTGTTGTTCTAACATGTAATTTCCTAAACAACTGTGTTTGACTCAGCCAAAAGGAATTCTAATATCTACAACGAGACATCGGACAACAATAAACGCCCGTGACCGCTTGAGCTACGTAAGGTATGTAATGTACAAATTGAAGCGAGAATAGAAACCAAATATCAACGAGAAACGACAACGACTAAGATGAGAGGATATGCGGCCGCGTACAAAAACCATAACAAAAGCAAATGAAGATGCCAAAAAGAGATGCCAAGCCTTCGCACCCAACCATGTCAAGCTTCCGAATCAGTTGCTACCATATTCGAGAGTAAATGTAGACTCTAAAACGGGTCTTTCAACAACGCTTGTAAGCTTCTGCACCACCAGCCCATGCAAGCTTCATCTAGTAACATGAAGGAAAATGTGTTTCTATGATTCTATTTCTATCTAGCAACGGTAAACAACAGACAATTTTTTGTCGTCATCACCTGGAAATCGCTCTTCATTAAGTACTTCAGTTGCTGCCAGCAGCGCTGCCTTCCCTCTAGTCAGGTATCTTCCCCTTCTCTTTTAGAATTTCTTTCAAGGGTTTCGGACCCTGGAAATCCACTGTTCTTCTCGCGCGTTTTGGTACCCCAATGCTACCCCCATTTTCTTCTGCtttcctcttctcttctctgaTCTGGGCAAGGCTCTTGGGTCCTGTAAAGGTAGTTGGCTGCCCTGCACATCTCTTCTCCCTTGGAAATGGTTTCTTTGAGATTTCGGACCAAGGAAACTGCTGCTTTGCCGGCCTTCTCTCCTTGTGATGCTTCTTATATCTAAATTCCTGTGCATGCCTAAGCGAACCGCGTTGAATTCCACCATTGGAGAAAGCTCCATTCCCCCTAAGTGATTCATAAGTGTTATTTCCCATTACTGAAGCCAATCTTCCATGCAACCGCCTACCCAGTCCATGTCTTTGAGGCCTGCCAAACAATCCAAGTGATTCGTGCCTTCTTGATAAGCCTGTAATTGAACGACCATCAGTCACTCTTCGCCTTCTCAGGCGGTCTCGGAGATCCAAAAAATCCTCGTCACCATCGAACAGTTCCCTTGGCATATGTTTCCTCTTGCTGGAGAACATCGAATCCGACATTCTCTCCTTCGTGTAGACAGGATTTGGTCCCTGATTACCAAAAATAATCCTGGTATCCAGACAGTCATTGTACATATCTCTGTCATGTAGAAGTCTAGCATCAGGATATTCGGGAACATACTCGTCTGGATTTTCAAAATCATAGCCCAAGAAGCGGTTATTCAGCTCCCTGTGCTCCCCGTGAAGTGTTGGAAAGTACTCCTGATCATCGTCACAACCCAAATTGTCTGATTTTCCATCAACAAGAACATCAAATCCTGGGGAGGATTCCCAGCGTTCCTCTGGCACAAGGTCATCATCTTCATCCTCTGAACTCTGATCTGTCCATGAATGAGATTTGGTACGAATAGAGCTATCTTCTGGAAGCGAGTCTGACCTAATTTCACCAGCCTCTTCATCTCCAGACGTAGAAATCTGAGTATAGACACTTTTCTGTGGAACATCTCTTTGTACCCGCTGCTCAAAATAACTAAGATTCTCTTTGTGCTGGAATCTTGTACCAACTATTGCCTTCGAGGCAGTTTCAGAAGGGTTGAGATGTGTGATTCTTGGCGCTGACATTGTGTCATTTCCTACAGATGCCTTGGTTTCTGAATTAAGTGCAAGTGCTTCGTTTCCTGCAGGTGCCTTGTTTTCTGAAGTGCGTGCAAGTTCTTCGTTTCCTGCAGGTGCCTTGTTTTCTGAAGTGCGTGCAAGTTCTTCGTTTCCTGCAGGTGCCTTGCTTTCTGAGATGCGTGCAAGTGCTCCATTCCCTGCAGCTGCCTCGTTTTCTGAAGTAAGCGCAAGTGCTTCATTACATGCAGAGGCTGTCTTTGAAGATTTCCCATTTGATGCGTTACTATCAGTATCATGCAAGAAAGAGCATTTATCACCTTTGCTGCAGAAGCCATTGGAGTAAAAGTAACAAGGAACACTGGTCTTGTTTGAAGTCACAGAAGGCGGGGAAGACTCTGATGGTGTTCCACCATGCCCATCCAATGGCTATCAAAACAGAAAAGTGTCAATTGGCATTGTCAAATGACCAAGGGAGGGCAAAGATCATTAAAACAGTCATGAATCGATAAACGTTACATAAaaccatctgaaaagaaaaaggtgGGTGTAAGCAAATCCTCAAGATATGATAGGGTATCAAATTTAGAATACAAATTAAATGTCAATCAACAACACATCAAGAGTTTCTGTCGCCCTAATGACAAGTGATATGGAACTTAAGAAGGACAAACAATCAATGAAAAGATTACACACATGGAACCAGAAACATATATAAAACATTAAGAATATTGTTTTGACGAAAACATGTATATTATTGTGAAACTGTAAAATCATCTTAAACATATCATGTTCTAGGTCCCAACCTACACATAACCTAGAAAGGAGAGTCCATAAACCGAGGATAAAGAAATCAAGCACAGCACAATGATGCAGTTGAAAAAAAAGAGAACAAGAGCGTACAGGGTGTCGAAAAGCACAGGTCGGGTTGAGACAATTCCCAGCCAACCAGTACCAGCATTCCTTCGGGTTGAGCCTCGCAATCTTGCTGTGTCGAAACTCGCAATCAATTCCCTGAAAAAGAACACCACCACCAATGTCACTACTCAAACAAATATCACACTAAAATGTACTAAATTGAAAATACATTCAGCGCATACAGAACCCAATAAAGAATGAACACTCGAATTCGATACATCAAGCAATTGTAACCCTAGATCCTGCTCTTCTTTCAGAAACACTAAAACCCAAAAATCCTTCAAATGCAGGGCAAATTGTAACAAatggaaacaaagaaagaacccCAACTCGCAGCACTGgacaaaatcaaacacaaaagtaaaatcaaattcaaacaaaaaaacgaAACGGGTTATTGTTTTTGTCGCCGAACCTTCTTGCATGTGAGAGGAGAAGCCAAGAAATAGACGCAATCGGTGTTTCTCTTCACCAACTCTTCCTCCATTTTTCGAAGCGGAAATCAGAAGAAAAtggtgagagaaaaaaaaaacttgaagagAAATGTCAGAGTCGGAGGGTGCTAAGAAATGTGCATGGCATATACTGCGGCGATGGCGGATGAGAGATCGGGAACGGAGAGAGTGAGGGAGGTTTGTGCTGTGCTGTGCTCTGTGTGTTGTATGGGTTTTGCTGGTTGTGGCGTTTAGGTCCTTTGGCGCTGCGACTCCTCGTTTCGGTTTATATAGGCCCTGCTCTTTTCATCGctctttttaaataattttttcagGTAACCGTACACATATTAGATTTTcctttataataaaaaattaacagtgTCACGGTTCGCCGGTGGGGCAACCGTCCAGCAGATCTTCCGACGGACGGTCAACTTCCTCACGCCTGAGTTTAATGACTTTAATGACTTGTTTACTTACAAGGTATAAGTAATGTCATTTTCAAAGTGGTTGTCCATACATTTACGTTATACAGAATCAAACGATATGTAAATTTCAAAATAAGAAATCATTTCTGCACGCTTTAAAGATCGAGTTGCATCAAGTTTGATACTCGTTTTCAAAATGAGAATcaatttttaaaatcaaaggCCAACTCAAGTGGGCAATACAAAATATTTCATAACACTATATCCTATTCAGTATTCTTCccaaatttattaaataaaagagTTCAAATTCGAGTACGAGTTGCGTATGCTTCCTAAGAACACATTTTATTGCACAAAACTTGAATTAAAGCCTAGTGATTGCTTCTTAAAAGCTAAATCGTCTTCGCtgaatcaaaatttgtaaaCCATTTCTTCAGTGTATCCAAGTTCTTTTAGTATGCCAGTGACCTGcaacaaaacaaatagaaacTTAAGAGAAAACAGAGAAGAACATTGAGAGAAATGGTAATTGGTTTTACAGCAAAATTTAAAACCTGGACAACGCATTTTTTTACCTCTCCTTGAGACCAGTCTTTAGCCTTGTCACCAGATATATGTTTCATCATCCCAGGAGGACCACATACCTGCACAAGCAAATGAAGTTCGATCGATGAGTTAATTGAACAAGAAAATGATATCGGCAAGTACATGGTGCCTCTGCAGTATGTGGTCCTTTGATATCGACAAGTACACTTACCAGGACGAGAGTATCTTCACCAGGAGCAGGTAACCCTTTAACTGCAATGTCCTTTGATATGTAACCCTTTCCCCCTTTCCAACTCTTTGTTGGATTATCTACCGTGTAAAATACCTGCAtttttgttttcacaaaataaagcCTCATTTCATGAGATAAATACCCAAATTTGGAGTGATGCAGCGATAGTATCTTCTGATGAGACAAATTCTACCTTTAGATTTGGGTGGCTAGCTGCTAGTATGTCAAGTTTCTGTTTAAGCAGTATGTCATCTGGGGAGACGTTTGCATAAAGAAGTGACACCTAGGCATCATAAACCGTTAATTTTACACAAAATATATTTAAGGACAGTGTCATACAGTGATTAATTACATAGAATTGACTTTGTTGAATACCACAAATATATTTACACTGTTAGTATTATGTATATAG
Above is a window of Malus sylvestris chromosome 15, drMalSylv7.2, whole genome shotgun sequence DNA encoding:
- the LOC126602521 gene encoding zinc finger CCCH domain-containing protein 32-like isoform X1 gives rise to the protein MEEELVKRNTDCVYFLASPLTCKKGIDCEFRHSKIARLNPKECWYWLAGNCLNPTCAFRHPPLDGHGGTPSESSPPSVTSNKTSVPCYFYSNGFCSKGDKCSFLHDTDSNASNGKSSKTASACNEALALTSENEAAAGNGALARISESKAPAGNEELARTSENKAPAGNEELARTSENKAPAGNEALALNSETKASVGNDTMSAPRITHLNPSETASKAIVGTRFQHKENLSYFEQRVQRDVPQKSVYTQISTSGDEEAGEIRSDSLPEDSSIRTKSHSWTDQSSEDEDDDLVPEERWESSPGFDVLVDGKSDNLGCDDDQEYFPTLHGEHRELNNRFLGYDFENPDEYVPEYPDARLLHDRDMYNDCLDTRIIFGNQGPNPVYTKERMSDSMFSSKRKHMPRELFDGDEDFLDLRDRLRRRRVTDGRSITGLSRRHESLGLFGRPQRHGLGRRLHGRLASVMGNNTYESLRGNGAFSNGGIQRGSLRHAQEFRYKKHHKERRPAKQQFPWSEISKKPFPREKRCAGQPTTFTGPKSLAQIREEKRKAEENGGSIGVPKRARRTVDFQGPKPLKEILKEKGKIPD
- the LOC126602521 gene encoding zinc finger CCCH domain-containing protein 32-like isoform X2, which encodes MEEELVKRNTDCVYFLASPLTCKKGIDCEFRHSKIARLNPKECWYWLAGNCLNPTCAFRHPPLDGHGGTPSESSPPSVTSNKTSVPCYFYSNGFCSKGDKCSFLHDTDSNASNGKSSKTASACNEALALTSENEAAAGNGALARISESKAPAGNEELARTSENKAPAGNEALALNSETKASVGNDTMSAPRITHLNPSETASKAIVGTRFQHKENLSYFEQRVQRDVPQKSVYTQISTSGDEEAGEIRSDSLPEDSSIRTKSHSWTDQSSEDEDDDLVPEERWESSPGFDVLVDGKSDNLGCDDDQEYFPTLHGEHRELNNRFLGYDFENPDEYVPEYPDARLLHDRDMYNDCLDTRIIFGNQGPNPVYTKERMSDSMFSSKRKHMPRELFDGDEDFLDLRDRLRRRRVTDGRSITGLSRRHESLGLFGRPQRHGLGRRLHGRLASVMGNNTYESLRGNGAFSNGGIQRGSLRHAQEFRYKKHHKERRPAKQQFPWSEISKKPFPREKRCAGQPTTFTGPKSLAQIREEKRKAEENGGSIGVPKRARRTVDFQGPKPLKEILKEKGKIPD